One window from the genome of Cucumis melo cultivar AY chromosome 12, USDA_Cmelo_AY_1.0, whole genome shotgun sequence encodes:
- the LOC103500648 gene encoding protein argonaute 5 → MSRRGGGGRGSGGRGGQPSPAVSRGGGGGSGRGGGGRGGRGGGGRDGGRVGHPATQQFHSPSPQPTPVVSAPPQPTPVASPPPPQTSTGTSSASSSGTAALSQPEVSKIEAQVEKMTLTPQNVPPSSSKDLTVAKRPGYGTAGRKVVVRANHFLVQVADKDLYHYDVSITPEVASKRVCRDIINQLANTYRESHLGGRYLAYDGGKSVYVAGQLPFSSKEFMIKLVRKDGAGSSQPTRKEREFKVSIKFASKPDLHHLQQFIHGRQRDAPQETIQVLDVVLRTKPSVEYTVVGRSFFALELGEPGDLGNGVEYWRGYYQSLRPVQMGLSLNIDVSARSFYEPICVTEYVVKHFNLRNFSRPMSDQDCRKIRKVLRGVKVGLTCREHARTYKITGISSEPVNRLMFTLDDQKTRISVAQYFREKYGVALKYPSLPAIQAGSDAKPVYLPMEVCKIVAGQRYTKKLNERQVTEMLRATCQRPTNRAESIGKMVDKIDHSKDKIVNDFGINVESGLCDVGARVLPSPMLKYHDTGKESRVDPRMGQWNMINKKMINGGRVDYWGCVNFSSRLDPGLPSEFCHQLVSMCNSKGMVFNPTPLFPVRTAHANQIDGALRDIHSHSLKSLGPQGKSLQLLIIILPDISGSYGKIKRICETELGIVSQCCQPRQAQKLNKQYFENVALKINVKVGGRNNVLNDAIQRRIPLVSDRPTIIFGADVTHPQPGEDSSPSIAAVVASMDWPEVTKYRGIVSAQGHRDEIIQDLYREDKDPQKGLVRAGMIRELFIAFRRSTNMKPHRIIFYRDGVSEGQFSQVLFYEVDAIRKACASLEEGYQPPITFVVVQKRHHTRLFPTNADTDRSGNILPGTVVDTSICHPTEFDFYLNSHAGIQGTSRPTHYHVLYDENKFTADAMQMLTNNLCYTYARCTRSVSIVPPAYYAHLAAFRARYYIEGDSSDSGSTSSGGGNVEIQRLPSIKENVKDVMFYC, encoded by the exons ATGTCTCGCCGAGGCGGCGGCGGTCGTGGTTCGGGTGGTCGTGGTGGACAGCCCTCGCCGGCTGTATCTCGCGGCGGCGGTGGTGGTAGCGGCAGAGGTGGCGGTGGAAGAGGTGGACGAGGCGGTGGTGGGAGAGATGGAGGCAGGGTAGGTCATCCGGCTACTCAGCAGTTCCATTCTCCGTCTCCTCAGCCTACTCCGGTTGTTTCCGCGCCTCCTCAGCCTACTCCGGTTGCTTCCCCTCCTCCTCCCCAGACTTCAACGGGAACATCTTCTGCTTCCTCATCGGGAACTGCTGCGCTCTCACAGCCTGAGGTTTCCAAGATCGAAGCACAAGTGGAGAAGATGACATTGACGCCGCAGAATGTTCCGCCGTCTTCATCTAAAGATTTGACTGTGGCGAAGAGGCCGGGATATGGAACCGCTGGCCGGAAAGTTGTTGTTCGTGCCAATCATTTCCTGGTTCAAGTTGCTGACAAAGATCTCTACCATTACGAT GTTTCTATTACTCCTGAAGTTGCATCCAAAAGGGTCTGCCGAGATATAATAAACCAGCTTGCAAATACGTATAGAGAATCTCATTTAGGTGGAAGATATCTAGCATATGATGGAGGAAAAAGTGTTTATGTTGCTGGTCAACTTCCATTTTCGTCCAAAGAGTTCATGATAAAATTAGTCCGTAAAGATGGTGCTGGGTCTTCCCAACCAACAAG GAAAGAACGAGAGTTCAAAGTATCTATCAAATTTGCCTCCAAACCAGACCTCCATCATCTACAACAGTTTATACATGGACGTCAACGAGATGCACCACAGGAGACTATACAAGTTCTTGATGTTGTTTTGAGAACAAAACCATCTGTCGA ATACACAGTTGTTGGAAGGTCATTTTTTGCGCTTGAATTGGGGGAGCCAGGTGATCTCGGTAATGGTGTTGAGTATTGGAGGGGATATTACCAAAGTCTACGACCTGTACAAATGGGTTTATCTTTAAATATAG ATGTGTCAGCTAGATCATTTTATGAACCAATATGTGTGACAGAATATGTTGTTAAACACTTCAACCTAAGGAATTTCTCAAGGCCAATGTCTGATCAGGATTGTCGCAAG ATCCGAAAGGTACTTAGAGGTGTGAAGGTTGGACTTACCtgtagggagcatgccaggaccTACAAAATTACTGGGATATCATCAGAGCCTGTTAACAGATTAAT GTTTACTCTTGATGATCAGAAAACCCGAATCTCTGTTGCACAGTACTTTCGTGAAAAATATGGTGTGGCACTCAAATATCCATCTTTACCAGCTATACAAGCTGGTAGTGATGCAAAGCCTGTTTATTTGCCTATGGAG GTTTGTAAGATTGTTGCTGGGCAGAGATATACCAAAAAATTGAATGAACGCCAAGTAACTGAGATGCTAAGAGCGACTTGTCAGAGACCTACGAACAGGGCAGAAAGTATAGGGAAG ATGGTTGATAAGATCGATCATTCTAAAGATAAAATTGTCAACGATTTTGGCATTAATGTTGAATCTGGGTTATGTGATGTTGGTGCTCGTGTTTTGCCATCCCCAATG CTAAAATATCACGATACTGGCAAAGAATCAAGAGTTGATCCAAGGATGGGTCAATGGAATATGATTAACAAG AAAATGATCAATGGTGGTAGAGTTGATTATTGGGGCTGTGTGAACTTCTCTTCACGGTTGGATCCAGGTTTGCCATCTGAATTTTGTCATCAGTTGGTTAGCATGTGCAATAGCAAAGGAATG GTTTTCAATCCTACACCGCTGTTTCCTGTACGTACTGCACATGCAAATCAAATTGATGGTGCACTTAGAGACATTCATAGCCATTCTTTAAAAAGTTTGGGACCCCAGGGCAAATCTCTTCAGTTGCTCATAATTATTTTACCTGATATTTCTGGTTCCTATG GGAAGATCAAAAGGATATGTGAGACTGAGCTTGGAATAGTTTCACAATGCTGCCAACCTAGGCAAGCACAAAAGCTGAACAAGCAGTACTTTGAAAATGTGGCCCTTAAAATTAACGTTAAG GTTGGGGGAAGAAACAATGTCCTAAATGATGCTATTCAGCGGAGAATTCCTCTTGTTTCAGATCGGCCTACAATAATCTTTGGAGCAGATGTAACACACCCACAACCTGGAGAGGACTCCAGTCCTTCAATAGCAGCT GTTGTTGCCTCAATGGACTGGCCCGAGGTAACGAAGTATAGAGGAATCGTTTCAGCTCAGGGTCACCGTGATGAAATTATACAAGATTTGTACAGAGAGGATAAAGATCCTCAGAAAGGGTTGGTGCGTGCAGGAATGATCAG GGAGCTTTTCATTGCTTTTAGAAGGTCAACAAATATGAAACCGCACAGAATAATTTTTTACAG AGATGGTGTAAGTGAAGGACAGTTCTCACAAGTTTTATTTTATGAGGTGGATGCAATCAGGAAG GCGTGTGCCTCTCTTGAAGAGGGTTACCAGCCTCCGATTACCTTTGTTGTGGTGCAAAAGAGACATCATACCCGTCTTTTCCCCACCAATGCGGACACTGATCGGAGTGGAAACATCCTTCCAG GTACTGTTGTCGACACCAGTATTTGCCATCCAACGGAATTTGATTTCTATTTAAACAGCCATGCCGGCATTCAG GGGACGAGTAGGCCAACACATTATCACGTTTTGTATGATGAAAACAAATTCACTGCCGATGCAATGCAGATGCTTACTAATAATCTTTGCTACAC GTATGCAAGGTGCACTCGGTCGGTTTCCATTG TTCCACCAGCATATTATGCCCATCTTGCAGCCTTTCGTGCCCGCTATTACATAGAGGGTGATTCATCCGACAGCGGTTCCACAAGTTCAGGTGGTGGGAATGTAGAGATTCAACGGCTGCCAAGCATAAAAGAAAATGTGAAGGATGTGATGTTTTACTGTTGA